One genomic window of Arachis stenosperma cultivar V10309 chromosome 10, arast.V10309.gnm1.PFL2, whole genome shotgun sequence includes the following:
- the LOC130955985 gene encoding ubiquitin-like protein 5 produces the protein MIEVVLNDRLGKKVRVKCNDDDTIGDLKKLVAAQTGTRADKIRIQKWYTIYKDHITLKDYEIHDGMGLELYYN, from the coding sequence ATGATCGAGGTGGTTCTGAACGATCGATTGGGGAAGAAGGTTCGCGTGAAGTGCAACGATGACGACACCATCGGCGACCTGAAGAAGCTGGTTGCAGCTCAGACGGGAACGAGGGCCGATAAGATTCGCATCCAGAAGTGGTACACCATCTACAAGGATCACATCACCCTCAAAGATTACGAGATCCACGACGGCATGGGCC